One Desulfovibrio fairfieldensis genomic window carries:
- a CDS encoding helix-turn-helix domain-containing protein codes for MKPKFDEDNLAKTFMPAVLRRYRDAAGLSQRQLADRVGITKSYVSSLELGYRAPNLNLLIKIARSLEVRPGELLDALVDEAEKN; via the coding sequence ATGAAACCCAAATTCGACGAAGATAATCTGGCAAAAACCTTCATGCCTGCGGTGCTCAGACGGTATCGGGATGCGGCCGGACTTTCCCAACGGCAGCTCGCCGACAGAGTGGGCATAACCAAGAGCTATGTCTCTTCTTTGGAGCTCGGATACCGCGCGCCTAATCTCAATCTGCTTATCAAGATCGCGCGGTCGCTGGAAGTACGCCCCGGCGAGCTGTTGGATGCGCTGGTTGATGAGGCTGAAAAAAATTAG
- a CDS encoding transcriptional regulator: protein MTSERKTMTLNLTKDEMDILDALATRKDVSKTSILKAAIKLYYIINLRIESGEKIFSEDDKTGEKAELLLL, encoded by the coding sequence ATGACCTCTGAAAGAAAAACCATGACCCTCAACTTAACGAAAGATGAAATGGATATTTTGGATGCTCTGGCAACCCGTAAAGATGTGTCCAAGACTTCCATCCTGAAAGCAGCCATTAAACTCTACTATATTATTAACTTACGCATTGAAAGCGGCGAAAAGATATTTTCGGAAGATGATAAAACTGGTGAAAAGGCGGAGTTATTGCTGTTATGA
- a CDS encoding helix-turn-helix domain-containing protein, with the protein MKAMNFDFLSAIAKQEKQPPRVCSNKFSGREMSPLGALIWNARKHMALTQQEFARKCGVDIDDIIKIEEDSKYNPDIRSLDYIARFLNINSNYIAEIAGYKEIRDKSFEQQIYAFAANSGKIRDCSDISIEIFEQYLAVLHERGLHNE; encoded by the coding sequence ATGAAAGCGATGAATTTTGATTTTTTAAGCGCAATAGCAAAGCAGGAAAAGCAACCTCCTCGCGTTTGTTCAAATAAATTTTCTGGTAGAGAAATGTCTCCGCTTGGGGCTCTTATATGGAACGCAAGGAAGCATATGGCTCTTACGCAGCAAGAATTTGCCAGAAAGTGTGGCGTTGATATTGATGATATTATTAAGATAGAAGAAGACAGCAAATATAATCCAGATATTAGATCCCTTGATTATATTGCACGTTTTTTGAATATAAATTCAAATTATATTGCTGAAATTGCTGGTTATAAGGAAATCAGAGACAAATCCTTTGAACAGCAAATTTACGCCTTTGCTGCAAATTCTGGGAAGATTAGAGATTGCTCTGATATATCAATAGAAATATTTGAACAATATCTTGCGGTACTGCATGAAAGGGGATTGCATAATGAGTAA
- a CDS encoding helix-turn-helix domain-containing protein yields MPGYCKADAEILKQFGAALGAKREALHISQEKLAERAGLHRTYIGGVEQGRRNLGLLNIVKIATALGVNPEEFFIDCDCMKKM; encoded by the coding sequence ATGCCGGGATACTGCAAAGCTGACGCTGAGATTTTGAAACAGTTTGGTGCGGCTCTCGGAGCCAAACGAGAGGCATTGCATATTTCGCAAGAAAAGTTGGCGGAGAGGGCGGGCCTTCATCGAACATATATTGGAGGTGTCGAACAAGGACGCAGGAATCTGGGCCTTCTGAATATTGTAAAGATTGCCACGGCCCTTGGCGTAAATCCCGAGGAATTTTTTATTGACTGCGACTGTATGAAAAAAATGTGA
- a CDS encoding c-type cytochrome, which translates to MSIKWKQIGGFAIAAFLFVAVQSQAAQEDRAAEGQKLYDDLCAICHTEKPAKMMGQPVDGLVAKMNKVKSLTPPPNEKVEQMQEALKPLSDQDLKDIAVYLNGLK; encoded by the coding sequence ATGTCAATAAAATGGAAACAAATCGGCGGATTCGCCATAGCGGCCTTTCTGTTTGTGGCCGTGCAGTCCCAGGCCGCCCAGGAAGACAGGGCGGCGGAAGGCCAGAAGTTGTACGACGACCTCTGCGCCATCTGCCATACGGAAAAACCCGCCAAGATGATGGGCCAGCCCGTGGACGGTCTGGTCGCCAAGATGAACAAGGTGAAAAGTCTGACTCCGCCGCCCAATGAGAAGGTGGAGCAAATGCAGGAAGCGCTGAAGCCGCTCTCCGATCAGGATCTCAAGGATATCGCCGTGTATCTGAACGGCCTGAAATAG
- a CDS encoding amino acid permease: MAQSTTKKLGVVALASVVVSSMVGGGIYSLPQNMAAAASVGAVLIAWVITGLGMYFLANSFRILSDIRPDLKAGIYMYGREGFGPFVGFLIAWGYWLCQIFGNVGYAVITMDALNYFFPPYFQGGNTIQSIIGGSILIWMFNFVVLRGTHQAAIINTIGTIGKLIPLFIFIIVMVFMFNIDKFDFDFFGKLAVDNGHHLGGLGAQVKSTMLVTLWAFIGIEGAVVLSDKARTPDDVGKATVMGFLGCLVVYILLSVLPYGFMTQAELSAVPTPSTAGVLERAVGPWGSWLMNVGLIIAVLASWLAWTLITAEMPYAASKNGTFPRQFSKENAAGAPSVSLWVTSLLMQLALLLVYFSNNAWSMMLSITGVMVLPAYLISMLFLWKTCEDGQYPQKAPTGRAAALACAALGTLYGFWLIYAAGLHYMLMAMVLIALGIPVYIWSRKQHPDQTPLFKNYEKVILVLLVLAALVAIYLFARGIITL; this comes from the coding sequence ATGGCGCAAAGCACAACCAAAAAACTCGGGGTCGTGGCGCTGGCCAGCGTGGTGGTCAGCTCCATGGTCGGCGGGGGCATTTACAGCCTGCCGCAGAATATGGCCGCCGCCGCTTCCGTGGGCGCGGTACTCATTGCCTGGGTGATCACAGGCCTGGGCATGTATTTTCTGGCCAATTCCTTCCGCATTCTTTCGGATATCCGCCCGGACCTCAAAGCGGGCATTTATATGTACGGGCGCGAGGGTTTCGGCCCCTTTGTGGGCTTCCTCATCGCCTGGGGCTACTGGCTTTGCCAGATCTTCGGCAATGTGGGCTACGCCGTCATTACCATGGACGCCCTGAATTACTTTTTCCCGCCGTATTTCCAGGGCGGCAATACCATCCAGTCCATTATCGGCGGTTCCATCCTGATCTGGATGTTCAACTTCGTCGTGCTGCGCGGCACGCATCAGGCCGCCATCATCAACACCATCGGCACCATCGGCAAGCTGATCCCGCTGTTTATCTTTATTATCGTGATGGTGTTCATGTTCAATATCGACAAGTTTGATTTCGACTTCTTCGGCAAGCTGGCCGTGGACAACGGCCACCACCTCGGCGGCCTGGGCGCGCAGGTCAAGAGCACCATGCTGGTGACCCTCTGGGCCTTTATCGGCATTGAGGGCGCGGTGGTGCTGTCCGACAAGGCCAGGACCCCGGATGACGTGGGCAAGGCCACGGTTATGGGCTTTCTGGGCTGCCTGGTGGTCTACATTCTGCTGTCCGTGCTGCCGTACGGCTTCATGACCCAGGCGGAACTTTCCGCCGTGCCCACGCCGTCCACCGCCGGTGTGCTGGAGCGTGCCGTGGGTCCGTGGGGAAGCTGGCTGATGAATGTGGGCCTGATCATCGCCGTGCTGGCCAGTTGGCTGGCCTGGACCCTGATCACCGCTGAAATGCCGTATGCCGCGTCCAAGAACGGCACCTTCCCCCGCCAGTTCAGCAAGGAAAACGCGGCCGGGGCGCCGTCCGTGTCCCTGTGGGTCACCAGCCTGCTGATGCAGCTGGCGCTTCTGCTGGTTTATTTCTCCAACAACGCCTGGAGCATGATGCTGAGCATCACCGGCGTGATGGTGCTGCCCGCCTACCTGATTTCCATGCTCTTCCTCTGGAAGACCTGCGAGGACGGGCAATACCCCCAGAAGGCCCCCACCGGGCGTGCCGCGGCCCTGGCCTGCGCCGCGCTGGGCACGCTGTATGGCTTCTGGCTGATCTACGCCGCCGGTCTGCACTATATGCTGATGGCCATGGTGCTGATCGCCCTGGGCATTCCCGTATACATCTGGAGCCGCAAGCAGCATCCGGATCAGACGCCGCTGTTCAAGAACTATGAAAAGGTCATTCTGGTGCTGCTGGTACTGGCGGCGCTGGTCGCGATCTATCTGTTCGCGCGCGGCATCATCACGTTGTAA
- a CDS encoding helix-turn-helix domain-containing protein: MIYAENPSPFIEQLKRIHQITGTHSQTGLAAYLSVRRSAVTNAKRTGMIPAEWLLTLLRVANVNPEWILSGAGPCRFRRQTEDVYEDGETAWERQKDYEALQRLSSRALADELVRRIAVAEAERFLSPSA, encoded by the coding sequence ATGATATACGCAGAAAACCCATCCCCATTCATCGAACAACTTAAACGTATTCACCAGATTACCGGCACGCACAGCCAGACCGGGCTTGCCGCTTATCTGAGCGTGCGCCGTTCTGCCGTAACCAATGCCAAGCGCACGGGCATGATCCCGGCGGAATGGCTGTTGACCTTGCTGCGTGTGGCAAACGTCAATCCGGAATGGATTCTGAGCGGGGCCGGTCCCTGCCGGTTCCGGCGACAGACGGAGGATGTTTACGAGGACGGAGAAACGGCGTGGGAACGCCAAAAAGACTATGAGGCCCTGCAACGGCTGTCCTCACGCGCGCTGGCGGACGAGCTGGTCCGGCGCATCGCCGTGGCGGAAGCGGAACGGTTTCTGTCTCCATCCGCGTAG
- a CDS encoding helix-turn-helix domain-containing protein, with protein MSVKSVFAKDYAVMLAVLIQARKSQGFSQQYIADRLGKPQSFVSKYENGERRLDILEFFAIAEALQKDPVQLLKQIGLL; from the coding sequence ATGAGTGTGAAGTCAGTTTTTGCCAAAGACTATGCCGTAATGCTGGCTGTGCTGATCCAAGCGAGAAAAAGCCAAGGATTCAGCCAACAATATATTGCGGATCGCTTGGGCAAGCCGCAATCGTTTGTATCGAAATATGAAAACGGTGAACGGCGGCTGGATATCCTGGAGTTTTTTGCTATTGCCGAGGCTTTGCAAAAAGATCCTGTTCAGTTGCTGAAACAGATTGGATTACTTTAA
- a CDS encoding helix-turn-helix domain-containing protein, translating into MNGNSLILLGKRIRELRVKHGLSQEKLSELSGISSRHISEMERGESNPSFQVMEQLTFALGVSMKEFFDFEHHADDEAIRDELCRMLVGFSRPNLQLAYKLLRELSDG; encoded by the coding sequence ATGAACGGTAATAGCTTAATTTTGCTTGGAAAACGAATCAGGGAATTGCGAGTAAAACACGGCTTGTCGCAGGAAAAACTTTCCGAACTGTCCGGCATCAGCTCTCGCCATATCAGTGAAATGGAGCGGGGAGAATCAAATCCGAGTTTTCAGGTCATGGAACAGCTCACTTTTGCCCTTGGCGTCTCAATGAAAGAATTTTTTGACTTTGAACACCATGCGGATGACGAGGCAATCCGTGACGAATTGTGTCGAATGCTTGTCGGGTTTTCGCGTCCCAATCTGCAATTGGCCTACAAGTTGCTGCGAGAGCTGTCTGACGGCTGA